A window from Eretmochelys imbricata isolate rEreImb1 chromosome 23, rEreImb1.hap1, whole genome shotgun sequence encodes these proteins:
- the LOC144279304 gene encoding LOW QUALITY PROTEIN: glutaminyl-peptide cyclotransferase-like protein (The sequence of the model RefSeq protein was modified relative to this genomic sequence to represent the inferred CDS: inserted 2 bases in 1 codon): MPGGVAAWERQGRTFLGATDLAVPCAILLELATPLDAKLLKAKEQGSEVTLQLLFLDGEEAFGEWSERDSLYGAVHXAKAQHQPGTSQLQAMSLFILLDLLGARHPTIQNHFPLTASWLDRLVGIEKRLHRLGLLQSHPREQTYFQREPAYGPVEEDHIPFLRKGVPVLHLIATPFPWVWHTMEDTEQNLHPQTMENLCKILAAFLAKYLWL, from the exons ATGCCCGGTGGGGTGGCAGCTTGGGAAAGACAGGGCCGCACCTTCCTGGGGGCCACCGACTTGGCCGTGCCCTGTGCTATCCTTCTGGAACTGGCCACTCCCTTGGACGCGAAGCTGCTGAAGGCCAAGGAGCAG ggctctgaggtgacgctgcagctgctgttcctgGACGGCGAGGAGGCCTTTGGGGAGTGGAGTGAGAGGGATTCCCTGTACGGGGCTGTCCA GGCCAAGGCTCAGCACCAGccgggcaccagccagctccaggCTATG AGCCTGTTTATCTTGCTGGACCTGCTGGGGGCCCGCCACCCGACCATCCAGAACCACTTCCCCCTCACTGCCTCCTGGTTAGACCGGCTCGTCGGCATCG AGAAGCGTCTGCACCGGCTGGGCCTGCTGCAGTCCCACCCCCGGGAGCAGACGTACTTCCAGCGGGAGCCTGCCTATGGGCCTGTCGAAGAGGACCACATCCCCTTCCTTCGCAAAG GAGTGCCGGTGCTGCACCTCATCGCCACCCCCTTCCCATGGGTCTGGCACACGATGGAGGACACGGagcagaacctgcacccccagaccaTGGAGAACCTCTGCAAGatcctggctgcctttctggccaAGTACCTGTGGCTGTGA